GCGCCGATGTCTCGGCCGACATCTTGGATCGGCTGGCCGACGCCCATATGAAGCTTTCGGAGGGGCAAGGCGCCGAACTGATGTGGCGCGATTCGGGAGACAAACGTCTCTCCCCGGACGATGCCTTGCATATCTACGCGCTCAAAACGGCGCCGGCCTTCGAGGCGGCGCTCTACGCGGGCATGCGGCTGGCGCGGCCGATTGACGGCTACAGCGAGCCAATTGGCCAGTTCGCGCGACACTTGGGAGTGGCGTTTCAGATTCTGAACGATTTGGGCGACTGGAACGCCGATTCGCACAACAAGCTGCTCGCCGCCGGCGACGTGGTGGGCGGACGCCCGACCCTGCTCTGGGCGCTGGCGCTGGAGCGATTGCCGCGCGAGCGCTGCGCGGAGCTCGTCGATCTGGCGGCGCGGCGACCCATGACGCTCGACGTGGTCAGTCAGATCAAGTCGCTTTACGAAGAGGCGGGCGTGTTCGCCGAAGCGGCGCGCCTGATCGCCGAACACGAGCGCCGCGCCGCGACCATCGCCAACACCATCGAACCAGCCGAATTGCGGCGGCTATTGTCGTATTTGATTGAGATGGTGCTCGATCGACCGTCTAATAGAGCGGTCGGCGTCGGCCCGCCTGCTTGACGTTCGACCGTACTGGGTCGCGACGACCAGAGCGCGGCGCTGGCTTATTGTTCACCCCCGGACCCGGAGCATCGAGGCCTTGCATAATCATCAACCGCCGGCCCTGAAGCTGCAAACGCTCGTCGATCTGTTCTTTGCCTCCGAGGGAGAGCTGGGACAGTTTACTGAAATCTCCGCCGACGCCATGCCCGAGGCGTATCGCCGGCTCTTGGCGCACGAAAACCACATGACGGTCACCGTGGAGGCGCACCACAAGAGCCCCGTCGATGTGGTGGTGCTCGACCGGCGCAAGACGCCGTCGCACTACGCGCGCAAGATCGTGCTCTGCCGCCAGTCAGATCACGAGGTGGTGCAGTTTGGCATCATGCGGGTGAATTACTCGCATCTGGCCCCGGCCGTGCGGCAGGCGATCGAGTCCGAAGACACCCCGCTGGGCCGAATCTTGATCGACAACAACGTCTACCGCGAGATTCAATTGGCTTCGCTGTTCCGCATTTCGCCGGGCAAGGAGCTGAAGCACTTCTTCGGGCTCGACAGCGACGGCGGGAGCGGCGCGAACACCACCTATGGCCGCACGGCGGTGATCTACTGCGATGGCGAACTGGCGGTGGAACTGTTGGAGATTGTCGTGCCCGAGTGAGCGCGGCCCTTGGCGGCTGGCTCGCTTTCGACGCGCCGCCGCAGTGAGTAGAATCACGGCCAGTAGTCTTGGTTCTTCATCGTTTGTGGCGGCATCATGCCCGAAAAAGTTCACATTATCGGCATCGGCGACGACGGCCTGACCGGTTTGACCGACGCGGCGCGGCGCCTGCTCGACGGGGCTCAACTGGTGATCGGCGCGCAGTCGGCCCTGGACCAACTGGGCGCCAACCGCGCCGAGCGACTGATCGTGGGAGACAACTTCGACGAGGCGCTGCGGCGCATCGCGGCCGAGCCCCACCGGCGGATCGTGCTATTGGCGTCGGGCGACCCGCTCTTTTACGGCGTGGCGCGCTATCTGTGCTCCAAGCTAGGCAAAGATCGCTTTGAAGTCTTGCCGCACGTGAGCAGCATGCAGTTGGCCTTCGCGCGGGTGAAGGAAAGCTGGGAGGAGGCGTACCTCACCGATTTGTCGACGCGCTCGCTGCCGAGCGTGCTCGACAAGATTCGCATCGCCGAAAAGGTGGGGCTGTTCACCAGCGACGCCTGGCCGCCAGCGGCCATCGCCAAGGCGCTGCTGGAGAACAAGCTCGATTATTTTTCGGCCTATGTCTGCGAGAATCTCGGCTCGCCCGACGAGCGCGTGACGCAGGGAGAACTGGCGGAGATTGCGAGCGACGACTTTGGCCCGCTCAACGTGATGATCCTGGTGCGCAAGCCCGACGTGCCCGACCGGCCGGCCGACGCGATTGGCCGCCGGCTGTTTGGCAACCCCGACGAGGCGTTTGCGCAGTCGCAGCCCAAGTATGGCCTGCTGACTCCGGCCGAAACGCGCTCGATCGCGCTGGCGCAACTCGACCTGGGATCGCGCAGCATCGTGTGGGACGTGGGCGCCGGCAGCGGTTCGGTGGCGGTCGAGGCGGCGCAACTGGCCAGCGACGGCACGGTGTACGCCATCGAGATGGATCCCGAGGACCACGCGCTCATCGTGCATAACGCCGAGCGATTTGGCGTGCGCAATCTCACGCCGGTGCGCGGCCGCGCGCCAGAGGCCTGGCAAGGACTGCCCGACCCCGACGCCATCTTTGTCGGCGGCAGCGGCCGCGGCATCAGCCACCTGGTCGAGGCGGCCTACCAGCGGCTGCGCCCGCGCGGCAGGTTGGTGGCCAACGTCGGCAGCATCGAAAACCTCTCCGACGTGCATCAGGCGCTGCGCAAAGCGGGAGACGTGCGGGTGTGGATGATCAACATTGCCCGCGGCACCGAGCAATTGGAGCGGGTGCGGT
This Pirellulales bacterium DNA region includes the following protein-coding sequences:
- the cbiE gene encoding precorrin-6y C5,15-methyltransferase (decarboxylating) subunit CbiE, with the translated sequence MPEKVHIIGIGDDGLTGLTDAARRLLDGAQLVIGAQSALDQLGANRAERLIVGDNFDEALRRIAAEPHRRIVLLASGDPLFYGVARYLCSKLGKDRFEVLPHVSSMQLAFARVKESWEEAYLTDLSTRSLPSVLDKIRIAEKVGLFTSDAWPPAAIAKALLENKLDYFSAYVCENLGSPDERVTQGELAEIASDDFGPLNVMILVRKPDVPDRPADAIGRRLFGNPDEAFAQSQPKYGLLTPAETRSIALAQLDLGSRSIVWDVGAGSGSVAVEAAQLASDGTVYAIEMDPEDHALIVHNAERFGVRNLTPVRGRAPEAWQGLPDPDAIFVGGSGRGISHLVEAAYQRLRPRGRLVANVGSIENLSDVHQALRKAGDVRVWMINIARGTEQLERVRFDALNPSFLLAVAKPDK